GCAGGTTCGACAGGCTCGGCAACCTTGGCGGTGGCACAACCGGTCATTGCAAGTGCGAGTAATGCGAGTACCAGAATCGTTAACAACTTCTTCATATCATCCTCCAACTATGTTTCATCCCCAAGCGTTTCCAGCATCAGGGTAAAGAATCCATCAACACCAGATGAACTTGCAGCTTTCAACGCCTTTGCAAGGGCATCCCTCTCAGACATGGCTGCCTCTCTGTCTGCCTTCTCATAGGAGACATAGATCTGCTTGCTATCCTTCAATTGAACAGACAGGGAGTAGCGGGCATAGGCATATGGGCTACCCTCCATCGTAATTGGCTCTACAGTGTACCAGACATCCAATATTGCATAAGGATCCTGTGTACCGGTCGCAAACCCTCTCGCTTGGAGGCCTTGTTCAAAGGCAGCCTTGAGCACAGGAGTGGCATTTACACTCTCAAAGACCTCTACCGCAATGGTTATCTGCTGTGCCAGTGCTGATAGGGCTCGGTCAATCGGTGCCAGCACCTGTCTTTGTGGCTGCTTAAGCAACACCTGCAACTGGTTATAGAGAGCTTGTTGTTGCTTTGCCAATTCCCGTGTTTCACGAAGGAGCACATACTCTGCGAGCAGGGTGTCAGCAGTAGCTGATCGCATATTCAATTGAGCAATGGAGCTGCCCAATTCAGCTATTTGTTTCTGATACAGTGAGGCAGTCCGCTCTCGGTGCAATGCAACACGGGCATGGACCCTGCCTAGTTCATCAGTATAGACATTGACCACTTCAGAACCAATGATCTGGTCAGTCTCGCTGGTGACACTGCCAAAATCCATCATCTCAGAGGATTCAGTAAACGTCACATTCCCCATTGTATCGGTTGCAGCGGTAGAGAGACTGCTGACTTCAGTAACTGAGCGAACCTGGGCATTGAAAACCTGTGAAAGACTGGCAAGAGCAGAATCAACCGCCTTTTGTCGTGATGATCCAGAACCAACAGCACAGAGGTAGGTATCTTCATTATAGGCCTTGTCATAAGGGTGGTCGATCCAGGAGGGAACCTTGGAGGATCCTAAGGAGGTACAGGAAATCCCCAGAATCAGGAAGAGCAATACAGGCACCACAAGATAGTTTCTCATGTACCCTCCTACAGCTTATATTTACTTTGCTTGATGAGCTTCTTGATTGTCTCTTCTCCAACCCATACTTTCCGATTGGTCTCGATGTCGATCAATTCCGCTGAAACATAGTAGGTCCTCACCATCTGCCCACCACTCTGATCGAGATTGGTTCTCACCGATCCCTGCAACAGGTAATCTGCCCCAATTTCCTTTCCAAGTGCTTTGGCAGTTTCCTCGCTCGCAAAGAACTGCTGTTCCTCTCGCTCCTCTCTCACTGAAGCACGGAAGCTCTGGTCAGCTACCATATCGACCTTTCCTGAATTGATGAGGGCCATCTCATACCGTTTGGATATAATCGAGGTATCAATATGCTCACTGCTACGATTAAGGAACGTGCCTACGATGACCACTGGATTGTCTCCAGGATGAGCCATCTTGTACTGTGTGATCCATGGAGAGGATAGGCTGGAATCAACCAGTGCCTCTGCCACAATACGAATATCGGTGTCGTTCCAATTCCCGCTCAAGTCAATATCGGTATCAGCACTTATGCGGCTGACTGACACGGGAGACTGACATGAGATCAAGAGTATAGATACCAGCACTATAAAGAGGCCATTGAGGCTTATACGTTTCATTACAAATCTCCTTCTCATTCCGCTTCGGTATACGCAACAGTGTAACAGACTCATCATAACTTGGGTAGGAATCATTGGTACGAAAAATGATACATTCTACATTTTTTTAGCGATTCATTATTGCGCCACGCATAAGCCAATGCTACATTGTGCCCATACAGGAAGAGGAAGGATGTAATGAGATACCGCAAAAGTGTAACAAACGGGTTGTTTTTCGTCCTCCTTCTTATGCTCATCATGTTGATGAGCGGGTGTACATCCTTTATGGACATCTCTGCAACCCAATCCCTCTACAAGGGTGCCAAGTACCAAGGAGCATATGAAAGCCTCCTCCTGGAAGCCCCTTCCCTGCTCAAGAAACAGGGACCCATCATTGTCAATTATGACCTCGGAATCCTCTCTCGCCTGGGAGGAAACTATTCGGATTCCAACAACTATCTCAGTGAATCAGAGCGGCTCATCTGGGAAGCCTATACAGAGAGTGTTTCAGGCAATATTGCCTCATTTCTTGTCAATGACAACACAAAAGCGTACCAAGGCGAAGAGTATGAGGACATGTATCTCAATGTATTCAAGGCTTTGAACTATATCCACCTCGGAGAAACCGAAGCTGCTTTGGTGGAACTTAATCGAAGCATAGAGAAACAAACATTCCTCAAGCAAAAGTATGAACAATATGAGCAGCAGATGACTGCATATGCGAGAGAGGAAGGATTGGATGCCCCTGCAGTCCAAACCTATGCAACAGCCTTCTCCACCAGTGCGCTCTCCAATTACCTGAGTGCGTCGGTGGCTCAGGCTCTCGGTGAGGACAATACCCTGCACTTTGCCATCGACCAGGTCCGCCATGCCTTCTCCTCCCAGCCATCCCTTTACCCATTCCCGCTCCCCTCCGTCGTGGAACTTGAAGAAGATCCCTTCCCCCAAGACATGGGAAGGCTTCACCTGGTCTCCTTCAGTGGGCAATCCCCGTTGAAGGAAGAACGTGTAGAGAGGGTGTATGTTTCCTCATACAATAGAGCAAAGATCGCCTACCCTGTCCTTGTGGGGGGATCCTCGCAGATACAGGCTGTCAGGGTTTCCATCGAGGGACAGCCGATGATCCCACTCCAGCGGATTGAGTCGATCAGCAATATTGCCATCGATACCTTCAGAGCGAAGAGTGAGTTGATTAAAATGAAAGCAATAACCCGTGCGATGGCCAAGGCAGTGGGGATTGCTCTCTATGACGAGTATGCTGCACAGGACAACAACGTAACAGCAGGGGAAGAACTCCTGGGTATGATCTTCCGTATCGCTCGAGATGCAACAGAGAGTGCAGATGTACGCAGTACCCACTTCCTCCCTTCCGAGGCTTGGGTGGGTTATGTGGATTTACCTGAAGGGACCTACATCATCACGACCGAGTTTCTCAATGCTTCGAACCAGGTACTGCACCGCAGCCCTGGAAAAACGGTGCAAGTTCAGGCAGGGTCCTTGCATGTAGCAGAAGCATTCTGTCCTCTCTAATTAAACACTCCTCCTGTTGAAAGGAAGAGTGTAATTGAACAAGCAATTGAGGATATCTACAACTCCTCCTCATCTTCGCTTTCAAAGAGATCATCTTCGTCAAGATCATCATCCTCGGGCTTTTGTGCCACCTTCTTTGGCATTGTGTTCTGATCAAGGTCCCAATCATAGTTTGTTTCACTCTCTCTGGGCCTTCTGATTGTTTCTCGTGCATGCCTTCTCATAGTCAATCGCTCCTTTTCAACGAAAAACCAATTGAGGTACAATCCATTCCTCATCTATTACCATCATGCTAATGAGTGGAATCGTCAAGTCTGTTGAGCTCCTGAGAAGAGAAACTCCTTGATCTGGTGGAAGACCAACTCCTTCTCTCTTTCCATCAGCACCTCATGTCTCATTCCTTTATAGACCGTATAACTGAAGCGATGATACCCGATCCGATTCAGGGATCGTTCTGTATCAGAGAGACCTCGCTCCCCTCCAGGGATGGGATCATCCTCTCCAGTGATCGAGAGGATGGGAAGATCACTCTTGGTTGGGTGAAAAAAAGACCAGTCATGAAGCCGCTGCAAGGCATTAAAAATGGTATATACGGATTGCAGTTGGTATTTGAAATTCTTGCGGTACGGATCGTGCAGCCGTTCTTTCACCACCTCGGGATCAGAACAGACCCATTTCAGGTTGGCTGAAGTGGTAAGCTTGGTAGATATAATTCCATATCCATGAGGGGTGAGCAGCAACATCAGAAACCGTATAAAGGCCTTTCCCAAGGATATTCCCCGGACATAGCAAGGGGTCCCTGTCATGATCAGACCGGCAATTTCATGGTCATAGGAACCGAGGTAGAGCCTTGCAATCATGGAGCCAAACGAGTGACCAAGCAAAAAGAGCGGCAAATCTGGATAAAGATCCTTCAAGAAACAGGTAATTACATGTTGATCTTCCACCAGAACATCCACACTCGGCATATACCCCCTCACAAAGTGAGCATCGACTGAATCCCCATGTCCTCTCTGGTCACTCACCAGAACACAGTAGCCAGCCTCTTGGAGAAACAAAGCCACTTGTTCATAGCGGCTTTTCACCTCAGCTGCACCATGGATGATCTGGACGATCCCCACGGGGGAAGGAGGTCGGTACAAGACACATGAGATGAAAAATCCATCAAATGAGGGGACAAGCGTTGGTTCCATGAGAATAGTATTATCCAAGAGCACCATGAAAACAAGCGGAAAAATTCGTTAAGCAGTGGTTTGGGATGAGCTGCCCACCAATTCCAGGATGTAATTGTACAGACTTTGAGGGACAGGGTGAGAAAGCATAAACCGCATCATTACCACTGGGAGGATCCTGTCTCAAGGCTTGCCAGCAGCCGCTCATTCTGCACACTTGTCATGATTGTAATTGCTCTACTTTCTGTACGATGGGGATATCTGCCTCAGCCCATTCAATCTGCCATAACTCATGTTTCTTAAGCCAACGGCTTGCCTGATGTTCATGCAACTGAATGGAACCTTCTTGTATCTTTCCCAAATAGGCGTGCATGATAATGAAAAAGCCTGGATACTGGTGCTCTACTCTCATCAGGTAGCTTTCTATTTCAATCGTGACCCCAAGCTCTTCCTGGATCTCTCTCACGAGTGCTTCGCGACCAGTCTCACCGATTCCCAACTTCCCACCAGGAAACTCCCACATGCCTCCAAGTGTTCCCTTTTCTTTCCGCTGGGCAGCAAATACCCGGTTATCATCGATCAACACGAGTGCGGCTACTTCAATCTGTTTCATGGGATTATCCTAGCAGTAGAGTGTGTTCTTGACTAGGAAAAAATGTACTTTCAGTAGAAGCTGTTCACCCATTGTGCGAATTTTCTCTTACAAATTTGCAAAAAATGTTCAATTGCATTGACTCCTCGATTGACATTCAGCCTTGGCCATGCTAGCCTGCAGTTGCTTTGATTTTTTGCGTTGCAGCTAGTCCCTTACCCTCTCTATGTTCGTGTTCTTCATTTGAATTCCATCAACAGACAGGTTAAACGTTCGAAACTGCGCCAAAATGAGCAAATACTTTTTTGAGACAGGCTAAAGGCCTGTAAAGGATGCTTTGAATGGCAAAGAAAATTTATGTTGGTAACATGAGTTACAACACCAGCGAAGAGGAACTTCGTGACCTGTTCGCACAGTACGGCACTGTATTGAGTGCAAACATCATCATTGACCGTGAAACCCGTCGCCCCAAGGGCTTTGGTTTCGTAGAGATGGAAGACGATTCTGCTGCAGTTGCTGCTATCAGCCAGCTTGACGGTCAGGATTTCGGCGGCCGCAACCTTCGTGTAAACGAGGCTATTGCAAAGCCACGCCCGAGCTACAACCGTTACTAAGCTATTGCTTTGTAATAATCAGGAACCCTTCGGGGTTCCTTTTTTTTGTTTTCATGTAAGTAATTACGATATATTTCTTCAAAAAATCAAAATTCTTGCTTAAAAACCTTGATTCTATCAATAGAAACATATATGCTCCTATTCCAAGGAGTCACCTATGGAACCAGGACGATTCGGCCCCTATGGAGGCAAGTACATACCAGAGACCCTGATGAGTGCTATTCAGGAGCTTGAAACTGCGTATGACTCACTCAAGGATGAGGCAACCTTCCAATGTGAGCTTAAGGCCCTCTACCAGAACTATGCTTCCAGGCCAAGCCTCTTGACCTATGCCGAGAATATGACCAAGGACCTAGCCGGGGCCAAAGTTTATCTCAAGCGCGAAGACCTCAACCATACAGGCTCCCATAAGATCAATAATGTTCTTGGACAGTGCCTGCTCGCCAAGCACATGGGAAAAACACGGGTGATCGCAGAGACCGGAGCTGGCCAACATGGTGTTGCCACAGCCACGGTAGCTGCACTGATGGGACTTGAGTGTGAGATTTTCATGGGAGAGGTAGATTGCCAGAGGCAAGCACTCAACGTCTACCGGATGCGCCTGCTCGGTGCCACGGTTCACCCCGTACAAAGTGGTACCAGAACACTCAAGGACGCAGTGAATGAGACCATGAGGGAGTGGACCAAGAGAATAGATGATACTCACTATGTCCTGGGCTCGGTCATGGGACCACACCCCTTCCCCACTATGGTGAGGGACTTCCAGAAAATCATCGGACAGGAAGTGAGGACCCAGATACTTGCAGCTGAAGGCAAATTGCCTGACTACATTATTGCCTGTGTAGGAGGAGGATCGAATGCAATCGGTATCTTCCATGACTTTATCAGAGAACCCTCGGTGCATCTTATCGGTTGTGAAGCAGCAGGAAAAGGCATCGATACCAACGAACATGCAGCAACGCTAAGTAAGGGCAGCGAGGGAGTGTTTCATGGGATGAAGAGTATCTTCTGCCAGAATGAGGATGGACAAATAGATGAGGTCTACTCCATCAGTGCAGGACTCGACTATCCAGGTATCGGCCCAGAGCATGCTCAGCTGTTTGCAACCAAACGGGCAACATACGTACCAATCACCGATGCCGAGGCAGTTGATGCATTCACATACCTCAGTCGAAAAGAGGGAATTATCTGCGCCATTGAAAGTGCCCACGCACTCGCCTACGCCATGAAGCTCGCTCCTACTTTGGAGAAGGATGTAATCATCGTGGTCAATCTCTCCGGACGGGGAGACAAGGACGTGGCAGCAATCGCCCGCTACCAAGGAGAAACACTCTATGAATGACCGAATCCAGCATGCATTCTCAGGAGGCACCGCATTCATCCCCTTCGTAACCTGCGCTGATCCAGACATATCGATGACTGAAGAGTTGGTGCTCGCTATGGCAGATGCAGGAGCTGACCTCGTTGAACTGGGCCTTCCCTTCTCTGACCCCATTGCGGAAGGACCTGTGATACAACAGGCTGATGAACGAGCCCTTGCATCAGGATTCAAGATCCACAATCTATTCACCCTGATTGAACAACTGAGAAAACACACCCAGATCCCCTTGGTCTGTATGACCTACTTCAACCCGGTGTATAAGTATCAGAAGGACCGGTTCCTTTCCAGCGCAAAGCAGGCAGGCCTCGACGGTCTGATTATTCCAGACCTTCCCTTTGAGGAACAGGGTGAGATAAAGGATTCTTGCACATCGCAGGGTATCAAGTTGATCAGCATGATCGCCCCAACCAGTAGTCAACGCATCATAACAGTCTCCAAGCATAGTGAGGGATTTCTCTACTGTATAAGCTCATTGGGTGTTACCGGCATGAGAAGCAATCTGAGTGACAGTGCCAGGGAGATGGTGGAACTTGCAAAAGCGAACAGCGACACTCCCTGTGCCGTTGGATTTGGCATCCATACACCAGAACAAGCTCGTCACATCGCTACCTTCGCGGACGGTATTATCGTAGGTTCTGCGATTATGAATATCATTGCTGAAAAAGGAAGAGGCAGTGTAGAAGCAGTATCAGGATACGTAAGGGAGATGAAGAGGGCCATCACGGTGTGATATCTTTTTTTACCCAGATAGTTTCTTCTTACAGAAACATAAGGAGCATACATGCAGTACTATCCAACAAAAGAAGCGGCGTTGGCCTACCAGGATGATGGGGGTTATCTCCCTCTCACCCTCGAAATGCTTTGTGACCAACACACCCCCATCACCGTACTATCCCGATTAAAGGCAGAGAGTACCCACTGTTTTTTACTTGAGAGCGTCGATGACAGACAGAGATGGGGACGGTACTCCTTTCTCGGATATGACCCCTTGCTGGCCCTTTCGACCCAGGACCACACAACCACTGTGCAACACCGGGGCGGGAGCAAAGAAACATCACAGGGACACCCTGAGAATGTAATCAGAAGCATCCTGGAAGCATACAAGAGCATTCCCATTGAAAAGCTTCCCCCATTCACGGGAGGCCTTGTAGGATACTTCAGCTATGACTACATCAAATACCAGGAACCCCATCTACTCATCGACTACAGAAAGGATGAGGCTTTCAAGGACCTAGACCTTATGTTCTTTGACCAGGTGATCTGTTTCGATCACTATCGCCAGGTATTGAACCTTATCGTTACCTATCAGGCTAAGGATGGTGCGAGAGGATATGAGGAAGCACAGCAGCGTTTGCTTGCAATGCACAGGATCCTGCAAAATGAGTTACCTCTTAAGCGATTTCCCGGTGTCATGAAAGAAACCCTAAGACCACTCTTCAACAAGGAGACCTACTGCTCCATGGTAGAGAAGGCTAAAGGCTATATCAAGGAAGGAGACATCTTCCAGGTGGTACTTTCCAATCGTTGGGAAGCTGCATTCGAGGGGAGTCTGATGGATACCTACCGAGTCTTGAGAACCATCAACCCTTCCCCGTATATGTTCTACTTTTCCGGCAGCGAGATTGAAATTGCCGGGGCATCACCAGAGACCTTGGTCAATCTCAAGGATGGCATACTGCATACCTTTCCCCTGGCGGGCACCCGAAGACGGGGAGAAACAGAGGAAGAGGACTTAGCAAATGAAAAGGACCTTCTTAGCGATGAGAAGGAGCTTGCAGAGCATAATATGCTGGTTGACCTTGGTCGCAATGACCTTGGAAAGATAAGCAAGTTCGGCAGTGTTGAAGTTGAATCCTATCTCCAAATCCAGCGTTACAGCCATGTAATGCATATCGGCTCAACGGTGAAGGGATCCATACGGGAGGACCAGGACGCACTTTCCGCCATTGCTTCTGTACTCCCTGCAGGGACACTGAGTGGGGCTCCCAAGCTACGCGCCTGTCAGATCATCGAAGAGCTGGAGCATACCCAGCGTGGTATCTATGGCGGTGCTGTCGGGTACATCGGCAGCAACCAGAACATGGACACCTGTATTGCCATCCGCTTGGCCTACAGAAAAGGAAACAGAGTGTATGTACGTAGCGGTGCGGGTATTGTAGCAGACAGCGTGGCAGAGCGTGAGTATGCAGAGTGCGAACGGAAAGCTAGGGCGGTAGAGGAAGCGTTGCAAAGAGCCTCAGGAGGTATCCTATGATCCTATTGATTGATAACTATGACAGTTTTTCCTACAACCTGTACCAGATGATAGGGGCTTTGGATCCGGATATCCAGGTGGTCCGTAATGATGTTATGACCGTAGAAGAGATTGCATCACTCGGCATGCAGGCCATCATCATCTCCCCAGGCCCCGGAACTTGCCAGGAAGCGGGAATCATCATCAGCCTTATACAGCAACTTGGCCCAAGAGTTCCCATACTTGGTGTCTGCCTGGGTCATCAGGCGATTGCTACCGCATTTGGAGCCACAGTCTCTTATGCAGAAACACTCTACCACGGCAAACAATCAACGTGTGTATTGGATACCTCATCTCCCCTCTTCCACAACCTGGAAAGGGAAGAAAAGGTAGGTCGATACCACTCCCTGACCGTAAAGGCCGACAGCCTTCCCCCTTCCCTTACCTTGACTGGATGGACAGAGGATGGACAGGTGATGGCCATACAGCACACCCACTACCCCATCTATGGAGTGCAATTCCACCCAGAATCCATCCTCACCCCCAGAGGGGAAACATTGCTGAAAAACTTTCTCGAAGTGGCATACACATACAAAGGAGCAGCACAATGATACGGGAAGCCATCAAACAACTAAGCATGAAGCAGGACCTTGACTACGGTACAGCACTGTCTGTAATGCATGAAATCATGGAGGGGAAGGCAACCCCGGTGCAAATGAGCAGTTTTCTCACTGCCCTCTCCCTGAAGGGAGAGACAATCGAGGAGATTACCGCATGTGCAGAGAGCATGAGAAGTCACTGTATCCGACTCCTACATGACCTGCCGGTCCTGGAGATCGTTGGCACCGGAGGGGACCACCTCAAGACCTTCAATATCTCATCCACCAGCAGCATTGTTATCTCCAGCATGGGAGTTCCGGTCGCGAAACATGGCAATCGCGCCGCCTCTTCAGATTGTGGGGCTGCCGATGTGTTTGAAAGGCTGGGAGTAAACATCCAAGTCAATGAACAAAGAAGCAAAGCAATGCTGGATGAGATCGGGCTCTGCTTTCTCTTTGCCCAGAACTACCACATCAGCATGAAATACGTTGCCCCGGTGAGAAAGGAACTGGGAATCAGGACCGTATTCAATATTCTCGGTCCCTTGGCCAACCCTGCAGGAGCTTCCTTGCAGCTTATGGGTGTTTACGATGAGAGTCTTATCGTTCCCTTGGCCCAGGTAATGACCAACCTTGGGGTAAAACGGGGAATGGTTGTCTGTGGGGAAGATGGTATGGACGAAATCACCTTGACTGGAGAGACACATATCTGTGAAGTACAGGATGGTACCTTTACACACTATTCCATCACTCCTGAACAATTCTCCTTGAAACGATGCAAAGGGGAAGATCTCACAGGAGGTAATGCAGAGGAGAATGCTGAAATTACCCGTTCAATCCTCAGTGGTGAAATGCAGGGTCCCAAACGAGATATCGTACTACTCAATAGTGGATGCGCACTCTATATTGCAGGAAAAGCAAGTACCATTGGGAAAGGCATTGAACTCGCTCGAGAAGCAATCGATAGCGGAAAAGCACTACAGCAACTCGAAGCCTTCGTACAACTGTCAAACAGGGAGTAAGCATGGATATCCTACAAACACTTGCAGCAAGTACTGCCCAACGGTACCAGGGTAAGAAAATCGTGAATATTGAAACTCGTGCGTTTTCTTGTGCACTGGAAGGTCATCCATTCAAACACGCTTTGAAGAGTGACCACCTTGCGGTAATTGCTGAAGTGAAAAAGGCATCCCCCTCAAAAGGCGTCATTGCCACTTCCTTTGACCCACTGGCAATCGCAAAAGAGTATGAGACGGGAGGAGCTTCTGCATTGAGTGTTCTTACTGAACCTACCCGTTTTTTGGGTGATGATGCATATCTGGCCAATATTGGAGAAATTGTCCCCCTTCCACTCCTCAGGAAGGATTTCATCATAACTGCCTACCAGATCCTGGAATCACGGATTCTGGGAGCTTCTGCGATTTTGCTCATCGCCGCCCTGCTTGACCATAACACCTTCTCTTCCTTTCTCTCCCTTACCAGGAGCCTTGGGATGGATGCATTGGTGGAAGTACATGATGAAGTGGAGATGGATCTGGCGCTGGGAGCCGGAGCAACGATCATTGGAGTGAACAATCGGAACCTACATACCTTTTCAGTCAATCTTGAAACCAGCCTTCGTCTGATTCACTCAATCCCATCCTCTGTAACGGCTGTCAGTGAGAGCGGTATCAGGGGAAGGGAGGATGCGATTCTGCTCAAGGAAGCGGGATTCTCTGCAATATTGGTGGGTGAACAGCTCATGAGAAGTGACGACCGCGCACAAGCCGTACAGGAATTGAAAGTATGACAAAAATCAAACTCTGCGGCATGCAAAGGGAAGCTCACATAGAGTGGGCCAATGAAGCAGGCTGTGACTATATCGGCTTTGTCTTTGCCCCAAGCCGGAGGCAAATAAGCAGAACGGTTGCAACTGATTTGCGCAAACGGGTGAATGCAGCTATTGCTGTTGTTGGTGTGTTTGTTGACGAACCGGTTGAACGCATCTCCCGCATCGCTGAGGAAGGAATCATCGATCTCATACAACTGCATGGCCGGGAGGACGAGGCATACATCCGGACCCTTCGCTCAGTCTGCTCGCTTCCCATCATCAAAGCGGTCTGTTACCCTCATACCACTGAAAGCACATTCAGCACAGCAGATTATATCTTGCTCGATGGGGCAAAAGGAGGGAGCGGGAAGGTGTTCGACTGGAGGCAAGCTTCCAGCTATGACAAGCCAATATTTCTTGCAGGCGGATTACACGCCGGCAATCTGGAGAAAGCAATCAGAACTGTCTGTCCCTATGCGGTCGATATGAGCAGTGGCTTGGAAGAAAACGGGGAAAAGCAACGACATCTCATGGTACAGGCAACCGCAATCGCTCATGCCTTATAACTCGATTATTCATCTGCCCTGAATACCTGCCTCATGAAGGTAGCCTCATCCACCGGCTTGCTGAAGAGATACCCCTGATAGTAATCACAACCAATGATCTTGAGGAATTCCAGCTGCTCGGCTGTCTCCACCCCCTCCGCGAGGACCACTGCACCCATCTCCTTGGCCATAAGCAAGACAGTCCTGTAAATGGTGATGGATTCGGAATCGGGATATCGGGAGATAAATGAACGGTCAATCTTGATCATATCTGCTGGTAACTCAAGCAAGTAAGAGAGAGAGCTGAACCCAGTGCCAAAATCATCAATTGCCAATGAGACTCCATTTGTGTGTAACCGGTCCATGATTGCATTCGTATTACTGAGACTCTCCACTGCAGTATGCTCGGTCAATTCAACTTCCAACATGGAGTGTGGGATCTTTTGCCTGTTCAGTTCACTGACCAATAGGTCGGTAAGATGTACATTGGAGAGTTCATCAGCACTCAGATTGATGGATAAGGTAAAATTTGGTATGGAGGAAGCAATTTTCTCCCAGTGTGTATGAAGAAAGCTGATTGCGCTCTCAATTACGAATCTACCCAACAACTCGGTCAATTGGAGCTCTCTGATAAGGGGAAGGAACTCATCCGGATAGATTGGCCCTAACTCTGGATGATTCCACCTAATAAGCGCTTCTGCCCCAATGATCTTCTCTTTCTTGACTGAGACGAGTGCTTGATAGGCCAAGGAAAGCTGGTCAGTTTCAAACACTGAGACAAGAGCATCCTTGATTGCTGTTCTCCTTGCATAACGCATTGCAACCTGTTTATCGTAAAAAAGATACCCATGTTCCGTACCAGGAGTAACCATATGCATGGCGATAGCAGCATTTTCTACAAGAGCGTAGAGGCTGGCACTTGGTTCTGGATAGAGTGAGATTCCTACCGAGAGTTGCAAGGCAAGGGAGGATTGCCCGAAGAGATATGGAAGATGGAAACCGGAGAGAAGTGACGCAACCCTTCTCTCGATTTCGGACGCACTGCTTTTCGTTTCAAAGAAGAGCAGGTATGAATCAAATCCTGCTGAAAGAATAGGAAAGCTCGTATCGAGGACTTTCTCAAGCGTTGTAGAGAACCTGTTCGAGAAGAGCACTCGTTCCCGTTGATTGAGACGCATCCCAATCTCCTTACT
The sequence above is drawn from the uncultured Sphaerochaeta sp. genome and encodes:
- a CDS encoding phosphoribosylanthranilate isomerase, with amino-acid sequence MTKIKLCGMQREAHIEWANEAGCDYIGFVFAPSRRQISRTVATDLRKRVNAAIAVVGVFVDEPVERISRIAEEGIIDLIQLHGREDEAYIRTLRSVCSLPIIKAVCYPHTTESTFSTADYILLDGAKGGSGKVFDWRQASSYDKPIFLAGGLHAGNLEKAIRTVCPYAVDMSSGLEENGEKQRHLMVQATAIAHAL
- the trpC gene encoding indole-3-glycerol phosphate synthase TrpC translates to MDILQTLAASTAQRYQGKKIVNIETRAFSCALEGHPFKHALKSDHLAVIAEVKKASPSKGVIATSFDPLAIAKEYETGGASALSVLTEPTRFLGDDAYLANIGEIVPLPLLRKDFIITAYQILESRILGASAILLIAALLDHNTFSSFLSLTRSLGMDALVEVHDEVEMDLALGAGATIIGVNNRNLHTFSVNLETSLRLIHSIPSSVTAVSESGIRGREDAILLKEAGFSAILVGEQLMRSDDRAQAVQELKV
- a CDS encoding aminodeoxychorismate/anthranilate synthase component II, translated to MILLIDNYDSFSYNLYQMIGALDPDIQVVRNDVMTVEEIASLGMQAIIISPGPGTCQEAGIIISLIQQLGPRVPILGVCLGHQAIATAFGATVSYAETLYHGKQSTCVLDTSSPLFHNLEREEKVGRYHSLTVKADSLPPSLTLTGWTEDGQVMAIQHTHYPIYGVQFHPESILTPRGETLLKNFLEVAYTYKGAAQ
- the trpD gene encoding anthranilate phosphoribosyltransferase produces the protein MIREAIKQLSMKQDLDYGTALSVMHEIMEGKATPVQMSSFLTALSLKGETIEEITACAESMRSHCIRLLHDLPVLEIVGTGGDHLKTFNISSTSSIVISSMGVPVAKHGNRAASSDCGAADVFERLGVNIQVNEQRSKAMLDEIGLCFLFAQNYHISMKYVAPVRKELGIRTVFNILGPLANPAGASLQLMGVYDESLIVPLAQVMTNLGVKRGMVVCGEDGMDEITLTGETHICEVQDGTFTHYSITPEQFSLKRCKGEDLTGGNAEENAEITRSILSGEMQGPKRDIVLLNSGCALYIAGKASTIGKGIELAREAIDSGKALQQLEAFVQLSNRE